In a single window of the Lodderomyces elongisporus chromosome 4, complete sequence genome:
- the MSU1 gene encoding 3'-5' RNA exonuclease complex component (BUSCO:EOG09260JNY), with product MKRIKWNNNLVRELNRAFSGQKISTRCRSSKSSLHNRRRGTRDSFAEKDYNPLAKYQESADLGRLYDYDSRVFVNKKMKAGGSGDLRNVVKLDKSFLDELKDKATLKQKNSNDEKFNSQNLKNLIKSKKKIVDYDAPHLDLSKSNKQLFDEIRKNARQSRDLKYNNPSKKWSNSFSNQELKQMKKLFNSIPVDATVSGKSITDALQVGDLVAIGQELLKLYIVAKVPESFASAIVTLLSDRGDVLFVHTSTICLRIPGAVPTSLRPMLKQFVELETKHLDSMPIGVPDAKFSKSKEALPTDLQAEYVSIEASAELDEEAEYEPQNLLVTQASSQLLTNTAVQTFLVPEPAREMYYKALTQVSSDAFSMIEEFNTKLEKLHRSLQFDMTSELNAPRSISIFELLSRVEDVEKQNQNPSATTSLALSPAKMVDYDKISFPIAKYMAIVFVLKKQSRLWTIQKSSQTPTRVTIWPLAQIVHEDLILQYLNNKGGIAEIAKYCVEKIAQVDSMHQTSLSSLPPPPPQFENIKNILKAYVIGKYENNPGVSSTVISLLRAIDDGLYKKTGVSQIEDAYKFEYSSGKAYDLLTKLDNDIISNPNNWFPEAKLPSEELKLKSSSQEEYLRYFDDAYNSINRDILMDKCLSENLFANDPLAKIRVDMTEVPVYCIDDASAHEIDDGISIHEEKGEYVISTHIAEPSSFIKPDSPLSSIALERASTTYFPENVVPMFPKAIADLAGLGVNGKETRTFVIQYRLKKEDIDFFIEQSEQDSMYIPEPTFLERVKQQAESSAKVKFALTKRYPQGFTYDAVENLLNSGGIFGASNLGNGRNSGVSLSATRTDFQNLNKLSKISKLFWLHRKLKNAYVGTGNARISIKQTMAEDKDLLIDGSNLIRIKLPNSTNSISFVKDKKKTSVQLVTENMIMANYLVANIADKLGIDILYKFSDPKYEKNLLNEYNDLLRKASQNGDIPMQKKLDLFLLFPKTFISATPQMHFPMALSMYSNITSPLRRYIDIINQWKFQEYLLKTEMVSKTSVDAVISHLNSRGEIQKRLQKSTEGFWQALMLKVFIQQYSSQENMAKDLNLTLCLRHNPASSQMVSLVHDLFTFVRMHLEVSNALLQDIKSGKVQVGDPLDPTRLVCKKLDIIENELIFEYK from the coding sequence atgaagaggatTAAGTGGAATAATAATCTTGTCAGAGAACTTAACAGGGCATTCCTGGGTCAGAAAATTAGTACGAGATGTAGGTCATCAAAAAGTCTGTTACATAACAGAAGACGAGGGACTCGAGACTCCTTTGCAGAAAAAGATTATAATCCATTGGCCAAATATCAGGAATCAGCGGATTTGGGCCGGCTATATGATTACGACTCGAGAGTATTCGtgaacaagaaaatgaaagcaGGAGGTTCGGGAGATTTGCGAAATGTTGTTAAATTGGACAAATCATTTCTTGATGAACTTAAAGACAAAGCGAcattaaaacaaaagaatagcAATGACGAAAAGTTTAACTCACAGAATCTTAAGAATTTgatcaaatcaaaaaaaaagattgtcGATTATGATGCACCGCATTTGGATTTAAGCAAGTCTAATAAACAACTATTTGATGAAATAAGGAAGAATGCTAGACAATCTCGGGATTTAAAATATAACAACCCTTCGAAAAAATGGAGTAATTCTTTTAGCAATCAGGAGCTtaaacaaatgaaaaagctATTCAATTCTATTCCGGTGGATGCTACAGTGAGTGGAAAACTGATTACTGATGCATTACAGGTTGGAGACTTGGTAGCTATTGGACAGGAGCTTTTGAAGCTTTATATTGTTGCCAAAGTTCCCGAAAGCTTTGCCTCAGCAATTGTCACACTTTTGTCTGATCGTGGAGACGTGCTTTTCGTGCACACAAGCACAATCTGTCTTAGGATTCCGGGAGCTGTGCCAACATCACTACGGCCAATGCTAAAACAGTTTGTTGAGCTCGAGACAAAGCACCTTGATAGTATGCCCATTGGAGTGCCAGATGCAAAATTCTCAAAATCCAAAGAAGCTTTGCCGACCGATTTGCAAGCTGAATATGTATCAATAGAGGCTAGCGCCGAATTGGACGAGGAAGCTGAGTATGAGCCTCAGAATCTTCTTGTTACGCAAGCTTCCTCACAATTGCTTACAAATACAGCAGTTCAAACCTTTTTAGTGCCTGAGCCGGCAAGAGAAATGTACTATAAAGCTTTGACTCAAGTTTCCAGCGATGCATTCAGCATGATTGAAGAGTTCAATACAAAATTGGAGAAATTACACCGAAGTTTGCAGTTTGATATGACCTCTGAGTTGAATGCGCCAAGATCAATATCGATTTTTGAGTTGTTAAGCCGAGTTGAAGATgtagaaaaacaaaaccaaaatccTAGTGCAACCACGAGTCTAGCTTTGAGTCCTGCAAAAATGGTGGATTATGACAAGATCTCATTCCCCATTGCAAAGTATATGGCtattgtctttgttttgaaaaagcaaagtagGCTATGGACTATTCAAAAATCCTCGCAAACTCCTACCAGAGTGACTATATGGCCACTAGCACAAATAGTTCATGAGGATTTGATTTTGCAATATCTCAACAATAAAGGCGGTATTGCTGAAATTGCCAAATACTGCGTAGAAAAAATTGCACAGGTAGACTCCATGCACCAAACGTCGTTATCATCATTGCCACCACCGCCACcacaatttgaaaacataAAGAACATACTCAAAGCGTATGTTATTGGCAAATACGAAAATAACCCCGGAGTATCTTCCACTGTCATTTCGCTCTTAAGAGCAATTGATGATGGTctttataaaaaaacaggTGTAAGTCAGATTGAAGATGCTTACAAGTTTGAATACTCATCTGGTAAGGCGTATGACTTGCTTACCAAGCTAGACAATGACATAATTTCAAATCCCAATAATTGGTTTCCCGAAGCAAAGTTACCAAGCGAGGAATTGAAGCTTAAAAGCAGTAGTCAGGAAGAATATTTGCGATATTTTGATGATGCCTACAACAGCATTAACCGGGACATTTTGATGGATAAATGCCTATCTGAGAACTTATTTGCGAATGACCCTTTGGCCAAAATTAGAGTAGACATGACTGAAGTTCCAGTATACTGTATTGATGATGCCTCTGCGCATGAAATTGACGATGGAATTTCGATacatgaagaaaaaggtgaATATGTAATCTCCACTCATATTGCTGAGCCGAGCTCTTTTATAAAGCCAGATTCTCCATTAAGCTCTATTGCATTGGAAAGAGCGAGTACAACATATTTTCCAGAGAACGTTGTGCCTATGTTCCCCAAAGCGATTGCCGATCTTGCAGGGCTTGGTGTAAACGGCAAAGAAACGAGAACATTTGTTATTCAATACAGattaaagaaagaggaTATTGACTTTTTCATTGAGCAAAGCGAACAGGATTCAATGTATATACCAGAGCCTACATTTCTTGAAAGGGTCAAGCAGCAGGCTGAACTGAGTGCAAAGGTTAAATTTGCCTTAACTAAACGATACCCACAGGGATTCACATACGATGCAGTTGAAAATTTACTCAATAGTGGAGGAATATTTGGTGCATCAAATCTTGGTAACGGGCGTAATAGTGGAGTATCTTTATCAGCTACTCGAACagattttcaaaatcttaACAAGTTGTCGaaaatttccaaattgtTTTGGCTTCAcagaaaattgaaaaatgcTTATGTAGGAACTGGAAATGCACGTATTTCCATTAAACAGACCATGGCTGAAGATAAGGACCTTTTAATTGATGGATCTAACCTTATCAGGATTAAATTGCCAAATTCGACAAACTCCATAAGCTTTGTTAaagacaagaagaaaacatcAGTCCAGCTTGTTACCGAAAATATGATTATGGCTAACTATCTTGTTGCGAACATTGCCGACAAATTGGGCATTGATATCTTGTACAAATTTCTGGACCCCAAATACGAAAAGAATTTACTCAATGAATATAATGACCTTTTAAGAAAAGCGAGTCAAAATGGGGACATACCTatgcaaaaaaagttggatttatttttattgttcCCTAAAACTTTTATACTGGCCACCCCCCAAATGCACTTTCCAATGGCGTTGAGTATGTATAGTAACATTACTTCTCCGCTCCGTCGATACATTGATATCATTAATCAGTGGAAATTTCAAGAGTATCTTCTCAAGACCGAAATGGTTTCAAAGACCTCTGTTGACGCTGTCATTTCACATCTAAACAGTCGTGGTGAAATACAAAAGAGGTTGCAAAAATCTACTGAGGGTTTTTGGCAAGCATTGATGTTGAAAGTGTTTATTCAGCAATACAGTAGTCAAGAAAATATGGCAAAGGATTTGAACTTGACTCTATGTTTAAGACATAATCCTGCCAGCAGCCAGATGGTATCACTAGTACATGACCTCTTTACCTTTGTCCGCATGCATTTAGAAGTATCGAATGCTTTATTGCAAGACATAAAGAGCGGCAAAGTGCAAGTGGGCGATCCACTCGATCCAACAAGGTTAGTATGCAAAAAGCTAGATATTATTGAAAACGAGTTGATCTTTGAATATAAATAG
- the utp15 gene encoding U3 small nucleolar RNA-associated protein 15 (BUSCO:EOG09261MMR), with protein MSSARQGVQPVRNPTLVAQTTPEQRYWRSYVSPQLIKENHPINHIEFNPVSPHDFSVTSSTRIQVFSSKTRQVIKTFSRFKDVVLASNYRFDGKLICASDATGLVSIYDSYQPRNLLVSLNPSSHPTHAVKFHPTIASQLFTGSDDRKLRLWDISQTSQGPIMQFDESHHGDYIRSINYIPGNPNMVLTGCYDGVVRLFDTRDSTGAVARFDQEDLVTDVLAVSSSTIVSAGGPHVKIWDLTRNAQIHQLDNFTKTTTCLHDTKEKGLLVGSLDGHVKIFDYNTTNWDVKFGWKFSSGGVLTCAVSPENHKHFAAGLTSGLISIRTKKTEPKVKQGVKQETTNAYARMMKGRDYSGEEEYEIVNNTSTPQSQQKGKLKQFEKYLNAFKWAEALDSAFAPGLPKEQTITILNELKKRGKMRIALFERDEISLLPMLQWFTKNIEDVRSFNLLCDYSAVILEMYGDKIDKSVILEESFNSLLKKIETEIKKCNEAIEINGMLELLTAQ; from the coding sequence ATGTCATCAGCTAGACAAGGTGTTCAGCCCGTGCGAAATCCAACGCTTGTTGCTCAGACTACTCCAGAGCAAAGGTACTGGCGAAGTTATGTTAGTCCGCAACTTATAAAAGAGAATCATCCAATCAATCACATTGAATTTAACCCAGTTTCACCACATGATTTCTCTGTCACGTCTTCCACGCGTATTCAGGTCTTTTCCTCGAAAACACGCCAAGTTATCAAGACGTTTTCGAGGTTCAAGGATGTGGTCCTTGCATCGAACTATCGTTTTGATGGTAAATTGATTTGTGCTTCGGATGCCACTGGCTTGGTGTCCATCTACGATAGCTATCAACCTAGAAATCTTTTGGTTAGTCTAAACCCTTCACTGCATCCAACCCATGCAGTAAAGTTTCACCCGACAATCGCTTCACAATTGTTCACCGGTTCAGATGATAGGAAATTGAGGCTTTGGGATATCTCACAAACCTCTCAAGGTCCAATTATGCAATTTGATGAGTCACATCATGGTGATTATATTCGTAGCATAAATTACATCCCGGGAAACCCCAACATGGTTCTTACCGGGTGTTACGATGGAGTTGTGAGATTGTTTGACACAAGAGACTCGACGGGAGCAGTAGCACGCTTTGACCAAGAGGACCTTGTCACGGATGTTTTGGCTGTTAGCTCAAGCACTATTGTTAGTGCTGGTGGTCCGCATGTGAAAATATGGGACTTGACTAGAAATGCACAAATTCATCAACTCGACAATTTTACAAAGACAACAACTTGCTTGCACGAcacaaaggaaaagggtTTACTAGTGGGATCATTGGATGGTCATGTCAAAATATTTGACTACAACACTACAAACTGGGATGTCAAATTTGGCTGGAAGTtcagtagtggtggtgttttGACATGTGCTGTTTCACCAGAAAATCATAAACACTTTGCCGCAGGTTTAACGTCCGGCTTAATCTCAATCAGAACGAAGAAGACGGAGCCAAAGGTAAAACAAGGTGTTAAACAAGAGACAACAAATGCATATGCGAGAATGATGAAAGGCAGGGACTACTCTGGCGAAGAAGAATACGAGATTGTGAACAATACTAGTACACCTCAGCTGCAACAAAAGGGGAAATTaaaacaatttgagaaataccTTAATGCTTTCAAATGGGCAGAGGCATTGGACAGCGCATTTGCACCGGGATTACCTAAAGAGCAAACCATCACAATTTTAAAtgagttgaagaagagggGCAAGATGAGAATCGCGCTTTTCGAAAGAGACGAGATATCTTTGTTACCAATGTTGCAATGGTTTACTAAAAATATAGAAGATGTGAGATCATTCAATCTATTATGCGACTATAGTGCGGTAATCTTGGAGATGTATGGTGACAAGATTGACAAAAGTGTAATCCTTGAGGAATCGTTTAACagtcttttgaaaaagattgagACGGAAATCAAAAAGTGCAATGAAGCTATTGAAATCAACGGTATGTTAGAATTACTTACAGCCCAATAa
- the SMC2 gene encoding Structural maintenance of chromosomes protein 2: protein MKVDELIIDGFKSYATRTVISGWDASFNAITGLNGSGKSNILDAICFVLGISSMQTVRASNLQDLIYKRGQAGVTKASVTIVFNNSEISKSPIGFENCSTISVTRQIILGGTSKYLINGHKAQQQTVLSLFQSVQLNINNPNFLIMQGKITKVLNMRANEILSLIEEAAGTRTFEEKKAKAKKIMSKKDTKLLEIKTLLIEEIEPKFEKFRNDKRVFFEFQQTQIDLEKQQRLLVALEFSNLSSLLTNSSDSTNKYENKLAELQLDIDKVTHEIESLNEDLAQVKAARERNMNKDGELNALEQNESRLANELARLTTQRTLAKEELDSLLSKKQSLFIKKKELENLTNETKLSYDEHQKRLEEAKSNLARCKEIYEKKEELLAGLSTGLSAKGNVATGYSAELAELKNKLHSSKNLINQHKFKIEHLQRENQADEPKLFEAKKEYEHFVSKIKTIKEEITFREEKLQQSMGDFVGDTNPNELRDREERLHYEQDRLYNQLNHMKNNLRGLEFNYERPSQDFDDRLVRGVVAQLFELPEDSHDKAIALQQCAGGRLYNVVVDTSEVASQLLERGRLRKRVTMIPLDKINPAVIGSATIGHAEQIAPGKVQLALSLVNYHRDLHKAMQYVFGTTFICDDPNTAKAVTFHPQVRARSITIEGDTYEPEGNISGGSRRNNSALLLAVKDYNKLSQKLKVVDKEVSAVRDQLTQWEKTQHATSGLRNEIQMKKHELALLERKLETNKSVSLIRAVETRQQEISALEAEIEEHKKISAQLQQEITSTEKDLNEFNNDKSSKLESLKIEVGKLKKEYESKKELLANETENFQVLQWESEQRCSELEEIAQELHTMESALGQSETKESEDQDKQENLERDLAMVRAKIEDEKNSLAGLDEEFNELTRIIASKTKRVENHKIKIKSVQFELEKARNATSSLKERLDLIMGEFEWVMDARSVEKTIEQHPGVNYDEVKSQVAKLDEKFQSMRRKVNVNIMSMIEENEKREASLKSKVKIIEKDKKKIETTIAKLNGEIRKALNATYQKVSEDFGQIFADLLPGSFAKLVPVDMMDVTKGLEVKVKLGSVWKESLVELSGGQRSLIALSLIMALLQFNPAPMYILDEVDAALDLSHTQNIGHLIKTRFKGSQFIVVSLKEGMFTNANRIFRTRFQDGTSVVSVM from the coding sequence atgaaggtGGACGAGCTCATTATTGATGGGTTCAAGTCTTATGCAACACGTACTGTGATTTCGGGATGGGACGCGTCTTTCAACGCCATTACTGGCCTCAATGGATCTGGGAAATCAAATATATTAGATGCtatttgctttgttttagGTATTTCATCTATGCAAACAGTGAGAGCATCAAATTTACAGGATCTTATTTACAAGCGAGGACAGGCTGGTGTAACTAAAGCAAGTGTCACTATAGTATTTAACAACTCTGAAATCTCGAAATCACCAATTGGTTTTGAAAACTGTTCAACAATTAGTGTTACGCGACAAATCATACTTGGAGGAACATCAAAGTATCTCATAAATGGACACAAGGCACAACAGCAAACAGTATTGAGTTTGTTCCAGTCGGTGCAGTTGAACATAAATAACCCAAACTTTCTTATCATGCAGGGTAAAATTACCAAAGTTCTTAACATGAGGGCCAACGAAATCTTGTCGCTTATTGAAGAGGCAGCTGGAACTAGAACAtttgaagagaaaaaagccAAGGCTAAAAAAATTATGCTGAAGAAAGATACCAAGTTGCTTGAAATCAAGACGCTTttgattgaagaaattgaacccaaatttgagaaatttcGAAATGATAAAAGAGtgttttttgaatttcagCAGACTCAAATAGATTTGGAGAAGCAGCAACGATTACTTGTGGCATTAGAGTTTTCGAATTTGTCGAGCTTGCTAACAAATAGTTCTGATAGTACCAACAAAtatgaaaacaaattggcGGAGCTTCAACTTGATATTGATAAAGTGACGCACGAGATTGAAAGTCTAAACGAAGATTTGGCTCAAGTGAAAGCAGCCAGGGAGAGAAATATGAATAAAGATGGCGAACTAAATGCTCTAGAACAAAACGAGTCCCGATTGGCAAATGAACTTGCTAGACTTACAACTCAGAGGACTTtggcgaaagaagaattaGACAGTTTGttaagcaaaaagcaactgctctttataaaaaagaaggaattgGAGAACTTAACGAATGAAACCAAACTATCATATGATGAACATCAAAAAAGACTTGaggaagcaaaaagcaactTGGCACGATGCAAGGAAATTTAcgagaaaaaagaggaattGTTAGCTGGGTTAAGTACAGGCTTATCTGCAAAAGGTAATGTGGCAACCGGATATAGTGCTGAACTTGCAGAACTTAAAAATAAGTTGCATCTGTCTAAAAACTTGATTAATCAAcacaaatttaaaattgaaCATCTTCAACGCGAAAACCAAGCTGATGAGCCCAAACTTTTtgaggcaaaaaaagaatatgaaCATTTTGTTAGCAAGATAAAGACGATAAAGGAGGAGATTACTTTTCGCgaagaaaaattgcaacaatCAATGGGAGATTTTGTAGGCGATACAAATCCCAACGAGCTTCGAGATCGAGAGGAAAGATTACATTATGAGCAAGATAGACTTTATAATCAGCTCAATCATATGAAGAATAATCTACGCGGGTTAGAGTTTAACTACGAGCGTCCATCTCAAGACTTTGATGATCGGTTGGTTCGAGGTGTAGTTGCCCAGCTTTTTGAGTTACCCGAGGACTCGCACGACAAGGCTATTGCTTTGCAGCAGTGTGCAGGAGGAAGACTTTACAATGTGGTGGTTGACACTAGTGAAGTTGCTTCTCAATTACTTGAGAGAGGGAGATTACGAAAAAGAGTAACCATGATACCACTTGACAAGATAAACCCAGCTGTTATTGGCTCGGCTACAATCGGCCATGCAGAACAAATTGCTCCTGGAAAAGTTCAACTtgctttgagtttggttAATTATCATAGGGATCTCCACAAGGCTATGCAGTATGTATTTGGAACAACATTTATCTGTGATGATCCTAATACTGCGAAAGCAGTGACCTTCCATCCACAAGTGAGGGCAAGGTCAATTACTATTGAAGGCGATACTTATGAGCCTGAAGGGAATATCTCTGGTGGTTCAAGAAGGAATAATTCTGCTTTATTATTGGCTGTGAAAGACTATAACAAGTTGTCTCAGAAATTAAAAGTTGTCGATAAAGAGGTGAGTGCGGTTAGGGATCAATTGACTCAATGGGAAAAGACTCAGCATGCAACTAGTGGACTTCGAAACGAGATACAGATGAAGAAACACGAACTTGCGCTCCTTGAAAGAAAGCTTGAAACTAATAAATCAGTATCTCTAATTAGGGCCGTGGAAACAAGACAACAGGAGATTCTGGCACTCGAAGCAGAAATTGAAGAgcacaaaaaaatttccgCTCAATTACAACAAGAAATTACAAGCACTGAAAAGGATTTAAATGAATTTAATAATGACAAGTCGTCAAAATTGGAAAGCTtaaaaattgaagttggaaagttgaaaaaggaatatgaatcgaaaaaagaattgttaGCCAACGAAACCGAAAATTTCCAAGTTCTTCAATGGGAGTCTGAACAACGTTGTTCCGAGCTCGAAGAAATTGCACAGGAATTGCATACTATGGAGCTGGCGTTGGGGCAATCTGAAACCAAGGAATCTGAAGATCAGGATAAACAGGAAAATTTAGAGAGAGATTTAGCAATGGTGAGGGCTAAGATAGAAGATGAGAAAAATAGTTTAGCTGGTCTAGACGAAGAATTTAATGAGTTGACAAGGATCATTGCCctgaaaaccaaaagagtTGAAAACCACAAAATTAAGATAAAGTCAGTTCAATTTGAGCTCGAGAAGGCAAGAAATGCAACCTCTTCGTTGAAGGAAAGATTAGATTTGATTATGGGTGAGTTTGAGTGGGTGATGGATGCAAGATCTGTTGAAAAAACAATCGAGCAGCATCCAGGTGTAAATTATGACGAGGTCAAGAGCCAAGTAGCTAAACTTGATGAAAAGTTTCAGAGCATGAGACGCAAGGTGAATGTCAATATCATGAGTATGATTGAGGAAAACGAAAAACGAGAGGCTTCTTTAAAATCCAAAGTGAAGATTATCGAAAAggataagaaaaaaattgaaacaacTATTGCAAAGTTGAATGGAGAGATCCGCAAGGCATTAAATGCTACTTATCAAAAAGTGTCTGAGGATTTTGGGCAAATTTTTGCAGACTTGCTTCCAGGGTCCTTTGCTAAATTGGTACCAGTGGATATGATGGATGTGACAAAAGGATTGGAAGTCAAAGTGAAGTTAGGTTCAGTGTGGAAAGAGAGTTTGGTTGAATTGTCCGGTGGACAGAGGTCTCTCATAGCTCTTTCTTTGATCATGGCACTATTGCAGTTTAACCCGGCGCCCATGTACATCTTGGACGAAGTTGATGCAGCATTGGATTTGTCTCATACTCAAAACATTGGTCATTTGATCAAGACAAGATTCAAAGGGTCTCAGTTCATTGTGGTATCATTGAAAGAAGGCATGTTTACCAATGCAAATCGAATCTTTAGAACGAGGTTCCAAGATGGAACATCCGTGGTTTCAGTTATGTAG
- the RPL3 gene encoding 60S ribosomal protein L3, whose amino-acid sequence MSHRKYEAPRHGSLGFLPRKRAAKQRGRVKSFPKDVKSKPVALTAFLGYKAGMTTIVRDLDRPGSKMHKREVVEAATVVDTPPLVIVGVVGYVETPRGLRSLTTVWAEHLSEEIKRRFYKNWYKSKKKAFTKYSAKYASDAKQIETELARIKKYASVVRVLAHTQIKKTPLSQKKAHLAEIQINGGSISDKVDWAKEHFEKEVSVDSVFEQNEMIDVIAVTKGHGFEGVTHRWGTKKLPRKTHRGLRKVACIGAWHPANVNWTVARAGQNGYHHRTSINHKVYRVGKGGDESNGATEFDRTKKTINPMGGFVRYGNVNNDFVLLKGSIPGVKKRIVTLRKSLYVDTSRRALEQVNLKWIDTASRFGKGRFQTPAEKHAFLGTLKKDLEN is encoded by the coding sequence ATGTCTCACAGAAAATACGAAGCACCACGTCACGGTTCCTTGGGTTTCTTGCCAAGAAAGAGAGCTGCTAAGCAAAGAGGAAGAGTTAAGTCATTCCCAAAGGATGTTAAATCTAAGCCAGTTGCTTTGACTGCTTTCCTTGGTTACAAGGCTGGTATGACCACCATTGTTAGAGACTTGGACAGACCAGGTTCCAAGATGCACAAGAGAGAAGTCGTTGAGGCTGCTACTGTTGTTGACACCCCACCATTGgttattgttggtgttgttggttacGTTGAAACTCCAAGAGGTTTAAGATCATTGACCACTGTTTGGGCTGAACACTTGTCCGAAGAGATCAAGAGAAGATTCTACAAGAACTGGTACAagtcaaagaagaaggcTTTCACCAAGTACTCTGCTAAGTATGCTTCTGACGCTAAGCAAATTGAAACTGAATTGGCTAGAATCAAGAAGTATGCTTCAGTTGTTAGAGTTTTGGCTCACACCCAAATCAAGAAGACTCCATTGTCTCAAAAGAAGGCTCACTTGGCTGAAATTCAAATCAACGGTGGTTCAATCTCTGACAAGGTTGACTGGGCTAAGGAACACTTTGAAAAGGAAGTTTCAGTTGACTCTGTCTTTGAGCAAAACGAGATGATTGATGTTATTGCTGTCACCAAGGGTCACGGTTTCGAGGGTGTTACCCACAGATGGGGTACCAAGAAGTTGCCAAGAAAGACCCACAGAGGTTTGCGTAAGGTTGCTTGTATTGGTGCTTGGCATCCAGCTAACGTTAACTGGACCGTTGCTAGAGCTGGTCAAAACGGTTACCACCACAGAACTTCTATCAACCACAAGGTTTACCGTGTTGGTAAAGGTGGTGATGAATCTAATGGTGCTACTGAGTTTGACAGAACTAAGAAGACTATTAACCCAATGGGTGGTTTCGTTAGATACGGTAACGTTAACAACGATTTCGTCTTGTTGAAGGGTTCTATCCCAGGTGTCAAGAAGAGAATTGTTACTTTGAGAAAATCATTGTACGTTGACACTTCAAGAAGAGCTTTGGAACAAGTTAACTTGAAATGGATTGACACTGCTTCAAGATTCGGTAAGGGTAGATTCCAAACCCCAGCTGAAAAGCACGCTTTCTTGGGTACCTTGAAGAAGGACTTGGAAAACTAA